One Verrucomicrobiota bacterium genomic window, CGAGAAGCTCAACGAAACGCTCGAGCGGCTGCGCGACGAGGACCCGACGTTCACCACGCACGTCGACAAAGAGACCGGCCAGCTCATCATTTCCGGCATGGGCGAGCTGCACCTCGATGTGCTTCGCGACCGCATGCTGCGCGAGTTCAAGGTCAGGGCCAATGTGGGCCGGCCGATGGTTGCCTATCGCGAGACGATCACCCGGCTGGCTCGCGGCGAGGGCAAGTTCATCAAACAGACGGGCGGCAAGGGCCAGTACGGCCACGTCGAGCTCGTTCTCGAGCCACTCGAGCGCGGGAGGGGATTCGAGTTCGTCAACGACATCAAGGGTGGCGAAATCCCCAAAGAGTTCATCCCGGCGATCGAGAAGAGCGCACGCGACAGCCTCGCGAGCGGCTCGCTGGGCGGGGCCACGGTCGTTGACGTGCGCGTGCGGCTTGTCGGCGGCTCGACGCACGATGTCGATTCGAGCGCGCTCGCCTACGAGATCGCCACGAGCCATGCGTTTTGGGACGCCGTGCGGCACGCCGAGCCGGTGCTGCTTGAGCCGATCATGCGGCTCGACGCCGCCACGCCCGAGGAACACATCGGCGACCTCATCGCCGACCTCCAGTCGCGGCGCGGCAAGGTGCGCAGCATCGACCGGCGGCAGAGCACGCACATCATGCACGCCGAGGTGCCGCTCGCCGAGATGTTCGGCTACTCGACGGCGATTCGCTCGCTCTCCAAGGGCCGCGCCGCCTACACGATGGAGCCGGTCCGGTTTGACGTAGTGCCGCCCGAGATCCAGGAGCGGATCCTGGGCTGACGATACAGGACGACGGGAACGAGACGACGACGATATCGAGGGCAGGAGGAGTAGGCGCGTCATGGCGAAGGAGAAGTTTGAGCGCACGAAGCCGCACGTCAACGTCGGCACGATCGGCCACGTCGATCATGGCAAGACCAC contains:
- a CDS encoding elongation factor Tu → MAKEKFERTKPHVNVGTIGHVDHGKTT